From one Esox lucius isolate fEsoLuc1 chromosome 11, fEsoLuc1.pri, whole genome shotgun sequence genomic stretch:
- the pdgfbb gene encoding uncharacterized protein pdgfbb isoform X2, whose protein sequence is MLDRSNANFLLWPPCVEVQRCSGCCNSKSLQCVPVVVHTRHLQVMKIQYIEKRPIYSKAIVSVHDHVECRCHPAPRPPPPTKKKPTPRRPHKDNRVEGHSAKTQTKEELHREDELKHNQRHRLEDMLDQPSKHRNTSSEPGEQKDGLERDEVGAQWVRNATRPLGAKERTELELGGDRSVVDDDTTLSLTNVDHTKRNREEARGDSLFDVAEGDVRLRGGLGLGETGGDWVTQTPPPRTHTSKLQQQGDNSSAEEIHRMHESKEGASQGLEQQLSPTEETNQRAESRFNPSQEADQRRNDNETPESGGKLRHTLLEEQQRLEEERKELLLLHRRLDEEKEHLRQQKEEERQQNPQHHRPHHKLPLTPSTAPTPGTMSPTSTQARSTTAGPRPPVRPGPPRKRTRKNNRRRISKAAMRAMLM, encoded by the exons TCGGAGCAACGCCAACTTCCTGTTGTGGCCCCCTTGTGTAGAAGTGCAGCGATGTTCCGGCTGTTGCAACTCCAAGAGCCTGCAGTGTGTCCCTGTTGTGGTGCACACCAGACACCTGCAG GTGATGAAGATTCAGTACATAGAGAAGAGGCCCATCTACTCCAAAGCCATCGTCTCAGTCCACGACCATGTGGAGTGTCGCTGCCATCCCGCCCCacgccccccgccccccaccaaGAAGAAGCCGACACCCCGCCGGCCGCATAAAGACAACCGAGTGGAGGGGCATTCAGCCAAAACCCAGACCAAGGAGGAGCTGCACCGCGAGGACGAGCTGAAGCACAACCAGCGCCACCGTCTGGAGGACATGCTGGACCAGCCCTCGAAACACAGGAACACCTCCTCAGAACCAGGGGAGCAGAAAGACGGGTTGGAACGTGACGAGGTGGGTGCTCAGTGGGTCCGCAACGCTACCAGGCCGCTGGGGGCCAAAGAGCGGACAGAACTGGAACTGGGGGGCGACAGAAGCGTTGTCGACGACGACACAACCCTGTCGTTGACCAACGTTGACCACACAAAGAGAAACCGGGAGGAGGCACGAGGGGACTCGCTGTTTGACGTTGCAGAGGGAGACGTCAGGCTACGCGGTGGTCTGGGTCTTGGGGAGACGGGAGGGGACTGGGTGACACAGACCCCACCGCCACGCACCCACACATCAAAGCTACAGCAACAAGGGGACAACTCCTCCGCAGAGGAAATCCATAGGATGCATGAGAGCAAAGAGGGAGCCAGTCAGGGACTGGAGCAGCAGCTCAGTCCCACGGAAGAAACCAACCAGCGTGCCGAGAGCAGATTCAATCCCAGCCAGGAAGCCGATCAAAGACGTAACGACAATGAGACCCCCGAGTCAGGAGGGAAGCTGCGGCACACGCTCCTCGAGGAGCAGCAAaggctggaggaggagaggaaggaactgTTGTTGCTCCACAGGAGGCTGGACGAGGAGAAGGAGCACCTGAGACAACAGAAAGAAGAGGAGCGACAGCAGAATCCGCAGCACCATCGGCCTCATCATAAACTTCCTCTGACACCATCCACTGCGCCGACACCAG GCACGATGTCACCCACCTCGACGCAAGCACGGTCTACCACGGCTGGTCCCCGGCCCCCTGTACGGCCCGGACCACCGAGGAAGAGAACGAGGAAGAACAACCGCAGGCGAATCAGCAAGGCAGCCATGAGAGCAATGCTGATGTAG